A DNA window from bacterium contains the following coding sequences:
- a CDS encoding phosphoenolpyruvate carboxylase: MSRQSASQEMPAPLRKEVRLLGEVLGQVITESGGAELFEMVERLRRTVILARQSDEQAREAQQLVASWSLDRAEQVARAFTCYFQLVNLAEERHRVRALRERDRGPEPSPESIGQAVAEIRSRYGEGRLRELLDDLSIHPVLTAHPTEARRRAVVAATSRVGAQLERLDDPRASEHEQRDARRRLLEEVDTLWRTAQLRSSQVRPLDEVRTVLGVFDDSLFRIVPEIYRDLDTALQPRDAGRRAALVPPFLRFGSWVGADRDGNPVVTAEVTREALEVASEHVLIALEAAITRIGRALTADAVTTPPDSALQARLAEARDSEPLRWADIEARSPAERHRQYLVHVADRVRATRLATSSGYRTPGELVDDLRVVQQSLASAGAPRLAFGELQHAIWQVETFGFHFAQVEVRQHSAILDLARAELESGGPRSAETDEVLATFRAMAAIQQRFGAESCRRYIVSFTRDATDIANVYSLAEMATRDSPPVVLDVVPLLETAEDLARAPSILDSMLELEQVQSRVRETGRIEVMVGYSDSTKEVGPVSANLALYGAQEALVRWAKRRRVRLTIFHGRGGSLGRGGGPANRAIRAQAPGSIDGHFKVTEQGEVIFARYAQPAIARRHLEQVTSAVLLSSQPEVEAVVERAAGRFRSLAARVDGPARAAYRALVEADGFDEWFSRVTPVDELGRLRLGSRPARRAAGHRLDELRAIPWVFSWSQVRLNLPGWYGLGSGLAAAEIGELKEAYEAWPLFGSLLDNAEMSLAKTDRRIASRYLDLGSRPELKARLLAEYDLTVEKVLAVTGHTRLLENRRVLSWAVELRNPYVDALSHIQLHALEALRGTAAGAEERERLEQVLLLTVNGVAAGLQNTG, translated from the coding sequence ATGTCGCGTCAGAGCGCAAGCCAGGAGATGCCGGCGCCTTTGCGGAAGGAGGTCCGCCTGCTGGGAGAGGTGCTCGGCCAGGTCATCACCGAGAGTGGCGGGGCGGAGCTCTTCGAGATGGTGGAGCGGCTGCGCCGCACCGTGATCCTGGCGCGCCAGAGCGACGAGCAGGCGCGCGAGGCACAGCAGCTCGTGGCGTCGTGGTCGCTCGATCGGGCCGAGCAGGTGGCTCGCGCGTTCACCTGCTACTTCCAGCTCGTGAACCTCGCCGAGGAGCGGCACCGCGTCAGAGCCCTGCGCGAGCGCGATCGCGGACCCGAGCCATCCCCGGAGTCGATCGGGCAGGCCGTGGCGGAGATTCGATCTCGATATGGCGAGGGTCGTCTGCGGGAGCTGCTCGACGACCTGTCGATCCACCCGGTGTTGACCGCTCATCCGACCGAGGCGCGGAGGAGAGCGGTCGTCGCCGCGACCTCCCGTGTCGGCGCTCAGCTCGAGAGGCTCGACGATCCACGCGCTTCCGAGCACGAGCAGCGCGATGCCCGAAGGCGTTTGCTGGAAGAGGTCGACACGCTGTGGCGCACCGCCCAGCTGCGAAGCAGCCAGGTGCGGCCGCTGGATGAGGTGCGTACGGTGCTGGGCGTCTTCGACGACAGCCTGTTTCGAATCGTGCCCGAGATCTATCGCGACCTGGACACGGCGCTGCAACCGCGGGACGCCGGCCGCCGAGCCGCGTTGGTGCCTCCTTTCCTTCGCTTCGGCAGTTGGGTCGGGGCCGACCGGGACGGCAATCCCGTGGTGACCGCGGAGGTCACACGGGAAGCGCTCGAGGTGGCGTCCGAGCACGTCCTGATCGCGCTGGAGGCTGCGATCACGCGGATCGGCCGCGCCCTGACCGCGGATGCCGTCACGACTCCGCCGGACAGCGCACTGCAAGCTCGGTTGGCCGAGGCGCGCGATTCGGAACCGCTGCGTTGGGCGGACATCGAAGCCCGCTCGCCGGCCGAGCGGCACCGCCAGTATCTGGTGCACGTGGCGGACCGCGTCCGGGCGACGCGTCTTGCGACCTCGAGCGGGTACCGGACCCCGGGGGAGCTGGTCGACGACCTCCGGGTGGTGCAGCAGTCCCTGGCGTCGGCCGGTGCGCCACGCCTCGCCTTCGGCGAGTTGCAGCACGCCATCTGGCAGGTGGAGACCTTCGGTTTTCATTTCGCCCAAGTGGAGGTGCGGCAGCACAGCGCGATCCTCGATCTCGCGCGGGCCGAGCTGGAGAGCGGGGGACCGCGCTCCGCCGAGACCGACGAGGTGCTGGCGACCTTTCGCGCGATGGCCGCCATCCAGCAGCGCTTCGGCGCCGAGTCGTGCCGCCGCTACATCGTCAGCTTCACGAGGGATGCGACCGATATCGCCAACGTGTACTCCCTGGCCGAGATGGCGACGCGTGACTCACCGCCGGTGGTCCTCGACGTCGTCCCGCTGCTCGAAACCGCCGAAGACCTCGCTCGCGCGCCCTCCATCCTCGACTCCATGCTCGAGCTCGAGCAGGTTCAGAGCCGGGTGCGTGAGACCGGGCGGATCGAGGTCATGGTCGGATATTCCGATTCCACCAAAGAGGTGGGGCCGGTGTCGGCGAACCTGGCGTTGTACGGCGCGCAGGAGGCCCTGGTCCGGTGGGCGAAGCGCCGGCGGGTCCGCCTCACGATCTTTCACGGTCGTGGCGGCTCGCTCGGCCGTGGCGGCGGGCCGGCCAACCGGGCGATTCGCGCGCAAGCGCCGGGTTCGATCGACGGCCATTTCAAGGTCACCGAGCAGGGTGAGGTGATCTTCGCCCGCTACGCGCAGCCGGCGATCGCGCGCCGCCACCTCGAGCAGGTCACCTCGGCCGTCCTCTTGAGCTCGCAGCCAGAGGTGGAGGCGGTGGTGGAGCGAGCGGCCGGGCGCTTCCGCTCGCTGGCGGCGCGGGTGGACGGCCCGGCGCGAGCCGCTTACCGAGCCCTCGTCGAAGCGGACGGTTTCGACGAGTGGTTCAGCCGGGTGACGCCAGTCGATGAGCTCGGCCGCCTGCGCCTCGGATCCCGACCGGCGCGTCGAGCGGCCGGCCACAGGCTGGACGAGCTGCGCGCCATCCCGTGGGTCTTCTCGTGGTCTCAGGTCCGATTGAACCTCCCAGGCTGGTACGGCCTCGGCAGCGGCCTGGCCGCGGCGGAGATCGGAGAGCTGAAAGAGGCCTATGAGGCATGGCCGCTGTTCGGCAGCCTTCTCGACAACGCGGAGATGAGCCTCGCCAAGACCGACCGCAGGATCGCCTCCCGCTATCTCGACCTGGGTTCGCGGCCCGAGCTGAAGGCACGCCTCCTGGCCGAGTACGACCTGACGGTCGAGAAGGTGCTCGCCGTCACCGGCCACACCCGCCTGCTGGAAAACCGGCGCGTGCTTTCGTGGGCGGTCGAGCTGCGCAACCCGTACGTGGACGCGCTGTCCCACATCCAGCTGCACGCCCTGGAGGCCCTGCGCGGCACGGCCGCGGGCGCGGAGGAGCGGGAACGTCTCGAGCAGGTTCTCCTCCTGACCGTCAACGGCGTCGCGGCGGGACTTCAGAACACGGGCTAG
- a CDS encoding PaaI family thioesterase — protein MTDEAATAVIRAVMPLCATLGVRTETYSADEVALALDWAPSLCTSGGILHGGVIMALADSAGGACADLNLPAGASGTATIESKTNFFGAVKAGTITATATPLHHGGTTMAVETSVRDGTGRLVAKVTQTQMILRPRA, from the coding sequence ATGACCGACGAGGCGGCGACCGCAGTCATCCGCGCTGTGATGCCGCTGTGCGCCACGCTCGGCGTGCGCACGGAGACCTACTCCGCTGACGAGGTGGCGCTTGCGCTCGACTGGGCGCCCTCGCTCTGCACCAGCGGCGGGATTCTGCACGGGGGAGTGATCATGGCGCTCGCCGATTCGGCGGGCGGCGCCTGCGCCGACTTGAACCTGCCGGCCGGCGCTTCGGGTACCGCCACCATCGAGTCGAAAACCAACTTCTTCGGCGCTGTGAAGGCCGGCACGATCACCGCCACCGCCACGCCCCTGCACCACGGCGGGACGACGATGGCGGTCGAGACCTCGGTGCGCGACGGCACCGGGCGGCTGGTCGCCAAGGTCACCCAGACGCAGATGATCCTTCGCCCCCGCGCCTGA